Within the Bradyrhizobium ottawaense genome, the region TCTCCGATCGGCGCGGGAGTGCCGATGTCGTACCGTTCCGGTCATCATTCCGACCACCAGCACCATGATCAGAACCGGTTCCCGCCCCGCCGGGCGCCGCAAGCGGCCGTCGCGCAAGCCGCGGCAGCGGGCAATGGCTATGCCATCGTCCACGCCGGCAAGCAGGTCCGGTTCGGGCCGGTGGTGTTCTGGATCGTCGTCGGCACCATCGTCGTGCTCGGCATGTGGTCGGCCGCAACCGCCACCTATTTCGCGTTTCGCGACGACGTCCTGACCCGGCTGATCGCCCGCCAGGCCGAGATGCAATACGCCTATGAAGACCGCATCGCCGAACTGCGGTCCAAGGTCGATCGCACCACGAGCCGGCAACTGCTGGATCAGGAGCAGTTCGACCAGAAGCTCGATCAGATCATGCGACGCCAGACCGCGCTGGAATCCCGTGCCACTGCGCTCGGTGCGATACCGGATACGGCGGCGACCGGCTCGATCCGGCCGCAGGCCCGTACCGGCGCGGCAGATCAGCCCGCCTCCGGCACGCCAAAGCCCTCCCCGATCAGCGACACCGTGATCTTCGTGGCGCCGCCGGATCGCGAAGCCCGCCTCGAATCGCGCGCGCCGGTCACCGCCAAGGCGCAGCCGAATCAGTTCGCCAAGGTCCAGGGCGTCGACAACGTCCTCGACCGCCTGCAGACCTCGCTCGATTCGGTCGAGCGGCGTCAGATGGCCGCGCTGAGCGCAGTCGAGGACGGCATGGAATCACGCGTTCGCCGGATGCGCGGCGTGTTCACCGATCTCGGCCTCGACATGGCGCAACTGGAAGGCGCGACACCGCGCTCCGCCGTCGGCGGCCCGTTCGTGCCGGTGAAACTGCCGGCCGACGCCGGCCCGTTCGAACGCCAGCTCTATCGCATCAACACCACCCGCGCCCAGGTCGACCGTCTCAACCGGACGCTGGCGCTGGTGCCGTATCGCAAGCCTGTCATCGGCGAGGTCGAGTTCACCTCCGGCTTCGGCGTCCGCAGCGATCCCTTCCTCGGCCGCCCCGCCATGCACACCGGCCTCGATTTCCGCGCGCAAATGGGCGATCCCGTGCGCGCCACCGCGAACGGCAAGGTCGCGTCATCGGGGTGGGCCGGCGGCTACGGCCGGATGGTCGAGATCGACCACGGCAACGGGCTCTCGACCCGCTATGGCCATCTGTCGGAAATCAGCGTCAAGGTCGGCGATATCATCAAGATCGGACAGGTGATCGGCGCGGTCGGTTCGACCGGCCGTTCCACCGGGCCGCATCTGCATTACGAAACCCGGATCGACGGCGACGCAGTCGATCCGCAGAAGTTCTTGCGCGCCGGTGTGCGGCTCAGCGCGGGCTGAAACGTACCGCCCAAAGCATGACGGGTTCGGGGCCTGACACAAAATCGCGAAAACAACCCCATGCAAAGTAGAATAGCACGCGAAAAAAGGCCCGCGTCGCGCCCCCTACCTGATCGCATCCCGCTCTAGAGTCCCGTTCCGTAGAATCGGAACGGGACTCTAGATTCTTGATTTGACGCGTTTTCGTGACGCGAACCGGTTTCCACTTCGCTGGAAAACGCTCTAGCGGGTCGCTTCGTGCCCGACTTCACCGGTGATGAC harbors:
- a CDS encoding M23 family metallopeptidase, which gives rise to MSYRSGHHSDHQHHDQNRFPPRRAPQAAVAQAAAAGNGYAIVHAGKQVRFGPVVFWIVVGTIVVLGMWSAATATYFAFRDDVLTRLIARQAEMQYAYEDRIAELRSKVDRTTSRQLLDQEQFDQKLDQIMRRQTALESRATALGAIPDTAATGSIRPQARTGAADQPASGTPKPSPISDTVIFVAPPDREARLESRAPVTAKAQPNQFAKVQGVDNVLDRLQTSLDSVERRQMAALSAVEDGMESRVRRMRGVFTDLGLDMAQLEGATPRSAVGGPFVPVKLPADAGPFERQLYRINTTRAQVDRLNRTLALVPYRKPVIGEVEFTSGFGVRSDPFLGRPAMHTGLDFRAQMGDPVRATANGKVASSGWAGGYGRMVEIDHGNGLSTRYGHLSEISVKVGDIIKIGQVIGAVGSTGRSTGPHLHYETRIDGDAVDPQKFLRAGVRLSAG